Proteins from a genomic interval of Equus quagga isolate Etosha38 chromosome 13, UCLA_HA_Equagga_1.0, whole genome shotgun sequence:
- the GPR161 gene encoding G-protein coupled receptor 161 isoform X3 → MSLNSSLGHRKELSNLTEEAGGEGGVIVAEFIAIVIITVFVCLGNLVVVVTLYKKSYLLTLSNKFVFSLTLSNFLLSVLVLPFVVTSSIRREWIFGVVWCNFSALLYLLISSASMLTLGVIAVDRYYAVLYPMVYPMKITGNRAVMALVYIWLHSLIGCLPPLFGWSSVEFDEFKWMCVAAWHREPGYTAFWQIWCALFPFLVMLVCYGFIFRVARVKARKVHCGTVVIVEEDAQRNGRKNSSTSTSSSGSRRNAFQGVVYSANQCKALITILVVIGAFMVTWGPYMVVITSEALWGKNYVSPTLETWATWLSFTSAICHPLIYGLWNKTVRKELLGMCFGDRYYREPFVQRQRTSRLFSISNRITDLGLSPHLTALMAGGQPLGNSSSTGDTGFSCSQDSGTDMMLLEDYTSDDNPPSHCTCPPKRRSSVTFEDEVEQIREAAKKPILHVKADVHKSLDSYAASLAKAIEAEAKINLFGEEALPGVLMAARTVPGVSFGGRRGSRTLVSQRLQLQSIKEGNILAAEQR, encoded by the exons ATGAGCCTCAACTCCTCCCTCGGCCACAGGAAGGAGCTGAGTAACCTCACTGAGGAGGCGGGTGGTGAAGGGGGTGTCATCGTCGCCGAGTTCATCGCCATCGTTATCATCACGGTTTTTGTCTGCCTGGGCAACCTGGTCGTTGTGGTCACCTTGTACAAGAAGTCCTACCTCCTCACCCTCAGCAACAAGTTTGTCTTCAGCCTCACCCTGTCCAACTTCCTGCTGTCCGTGTTGGTGCTGCCTTTCGTGGTGACCAGCTCCATCCGGAGGGAATGGATCTTCGGTGTGGTCTGGTGCAACTTCTCCGCTCTCCTCTACCTGCTGATCAGCTCAGCCAGCATGCTCACCCTCGGGGTCATCGCTGTCGACCG CTACTATGCTGTCCTGTACCCCATGGTGTACCCCATGAAGATCACGGGGAACCGAGCTGTGATGGCGCTGGTCTACATCTGGCTTCACTCCCTCATCGGCTGCCTGCCGCCTCTATTTGGTTGGTCATCGGTGGAGTTTGATGAGTTCAAGTGGATGTGTGTGGCTGCGTGGCATCGGGAGCCTGGCTATACGGCCTTCTGGCAGATCTGGTGTGCCCTGTTCCCCTTTCTGGTCATGCTGGTGTGCTATGGCTTCATCTTCCGGGTGGCCAGGGTCAAGGCACGCAAGGTGCACTGTGGCACCGTGGTCATCGTGGAGGAGGACGCCCAGAGGAATGGGAGGAAGaactccagcacctccacctcctcttcaGGCAGCAGGAGGAACGCCTTTCAGGGTGTGGTCTATTCGGCCAACCAGTGCAAAGCCCTCATCACCATCCTGGTGGTCATTGGTGCCTTCATGGTCACCTGGGGGCCCTATATGGTTGTCATTACCTCGGAGGCCCTCTGGGGGAAGAACTATGTCTCCCCGACCCTGGAGACCTGGGCCACGTGGCTGTCCTTTACCAGCGCCATTTGCCACCCCCTCATCTATGGACTCTGGAACAAGACGGTTCGCAAGGAACTGCTGGGCATGTGCTTTGGGGACCGGTACTACCGGGAGCCGTTTGTGCAGCGGCAGAGGACTTCCAGGCTCTTCAGCATTTCCAACAGGATCACAG ACCTGGGCCTGTCCCCGCACCTCACGGCACTCATGGCAGGTGGACAGCCCCTGGGGAACAGCAGCAGCACGGGGGACACCGGCTTCAGCTGCTCCCAGGACTCGG GAACAGACATGATGCTGCTCGAGGACTACACGTCTGATGACAACCCTCCCTCCCACTGTACCTGCCCACCCAAGAGAAGGAGCTCGGTGACATTTGAGGACGAAGTGGAACAAATCAGAG AAGCTGCCAAGAAGCCTATTCTTCATGTGAAAGCCGACGTGCACAAGTCCTTGGACAGCTACGCAGCCAGCTTGGCCAAAGCCATTGAGGCTGAAGCCAAAATCAACTTATTTGGGGAGGAGGCTCTGCCTGGGGTCTTGATGGCGGCACGGACCGTCCCCGGGGTCAGCTTCGGGGGCCGCCGAGGCAGCAGAACTCTTGTGAGTCAGAGGCTCCAGCTGCAGAGCATCAAAGAAGGGAACATTTTGGCTGCGGAACAGAGATGA
- the GPR161 gene encoding G-protein coupled receptor 161 isoform X2 produces MNVVQHALPTPHRGALTMSLNSSLGHRKELSNLTEEAGGEGGVIVAEFIAIVIITVFVCLGNLVVVVTLYKKSYLLTLSNKFVFSLTLSNFLLSVLVLPFVVTSSIRREWIFGVVWCNFSALLYLLISSASMLTLGVIAVDRYYAVLYPMVYPMKITGNRAVMALVYIWLHSLIGCLPPLFGWSSVEFDEFKWMCVAAWHREPGYTAFWQIWCALFPFLVMLVCYGFIFRVARVKARKVHCGTVVIVEEDAQRNGRKNSSTSTSSSGSRRNAFQGVVYSANQCKALITILVVIGAFMVTWGPYMVVITSEALWGKNYVSPTLETWATWLSFTSAICHPLIYGLWNKTVRKELLGMCFGDRYYREPFVQRQRTSRLFSISNRITDLGLSPHLTALMAGGQPLGNSSSTGDTGFSCSQDSGTDMMLLEDYTSDDNPPSHCTCPPKRRSSVTFEDEVEQIREAAKKPILHVKADVHKSLDSYAASLAKAIEAEAKINLFGEEALPGVLMAARTVPGVSFGGRRGSRTLVSQRLQLQSIKEGNILAAEQR; encoded by the exons TCGTCCAGCATGCTCTGCCCACCCCACACCGAGGTGCACTGACCATGAGCCTCAACTCCTCCCTCGGCCACAGGAAGGAGCTGAGTAACCTCACTGAGGAGGCGGGTGGTGAAGGGGGTGTCATCGTCGCCGAGTTCATCGCCATCGTTATCATCACGGTTTTTGTCTGCCTGGGCAACCTGGTCGTTGTGGTCACCTTGTACAAGAAGTCCTACCTCCTCACCCTCAGCAACAAGTTTGTCTTCAGCCTCACCCTGTCCAACTTCCTGCTGTCCGTGTTGGTGCTGCCTTTCGTGGTGACCAGCTCCATCCGGAGGGAATGGATCTTCGGTGTGGTCTGGTGCAACTTCTCCGCTCTCCTCTACCTGCTGATCAGCTCAGCCAGCATGCTCACCCTCGGGGTCATCGCTGTCGACCG CTACTATGCTGTCCTGTACCCCATGGTGTACCCCATGAAGATCACGGGGAACCGAGCTGTGATGGCGCTGGTCTACATCTGGCTTCACTCCCTCATCGGCTGCCTGCCGCCTCTATTTGGTTGGTCATCGGTGGAGTTTGATGAGTTCAAGTGGATGTGTGTGGCTGCGTGGCATCGGGAGCCTGGCTATACGGCCTTCTGGCAGATCTGGTGTGCCCTGTTCCCCTTTCTGGTCATGCTGGTGTGCTATGGCTTCATCTTCCGGGTGGCCAGGGTCAAGGCACGCAAGGTGCACTGTGGCACCGTGGTCATCGTGGAGGAGGACGCCCAGAGGAATGGGAGGAAGaactccagcacctccacctcctcttcaGGCAGCAGGAGGAACGCCTTTCAGGGTGTGGTCTATTCGGCCAACCAGTGCAAAGCCCTCATCACCATCCTGGTGGTCATTGGTGCCTTCATGGTCACCTGGGGGCCCTATATGGTTGTCATTACCTCGGAGGCCCTCTGGGGGAAGAACTATGTCTCCCCGACCCTGGAGACCTGGGCCACGTGGCTGTCCTTTACCAGCGCCATTTGCCACCCCCTCATCTATGGACTCTGGAACAAGACGGTTCGCAAGGAACTGCTGGGCATGTGCTTTGGGGACCGGTACTACCGGGAGCCGTTTGTGCAGCGGCAGAGGACTTCCAGGCTCTTCAGCATTTCCAACAGGATCACAG ACCTGGGCCTGTCCCCGCACCTCACGGCACTCATGGCAGGTGGACAGCCCCTGGGGAACAGCAGCAGCACGGGGGACACCGGCTTCAGCTGCTCCCAGGACTCGG GAACAGACATGATGCTGCTCGAGGACTACACGTCTGATGACAACCCTCCCTCCCACTGTACCTGCCCACCCAAGAGAAGGAGCTCGGTGACATTTGAGGACGAAGTGGAACAAATCAGAG AAGCTGCCAAGAAGCCTATTCTTCATGTGAAAGCCGACGTGCACAAGTCCTTGGACAGCTACGCAGCCAGCTTGGCCAAAGCCATTGAGGCTGAAGCCAAAATCAACTTATTTGGGGAGGAGGCTCTGCCTGGGGTCTTGATGGCGGCACGGACCGTCCCCGGGGTCAGCTTCGGGGGCCGCCGAGGCAGCAGAACTCTTGTGAGTCAGAGGCTCCAGCTGCAGAGCATCAAAGAAGGGAACATTTTGGCTGCGGAACAGAGATGA
- the GPR161 gene encoding G-protein coupled receptor 161 isoform X1, with amino-acid sequence MIHLTAATETVVQHALPTPHRGALTMSLNSSLGHRKELSNLTEEAGGEGGVIVAEFIAIVIITVFVCLGNLVVVVTLYKKSYLLTLSNKFVFSLTLSNFLLSVLVLPFVVTSSIRREWIFGVVWCNFSALLYLLISSASMLTLGVIAVDRYYAVLYPMVYPMKITGNRAVMALVYIWLHSLIGCLPPLFGWSSVEFDEFKWMCVAAWHREPGYTAFWQIWCALFPFLVMLVCYGFIFRVARVKARKVHCGTVVIVEEDAQRNGRKNSSTSTSSSGSRRNAFQGVVYSANQCKALITILVVIGAFMVTWGPYMVVITSEALWGKNYVSPTLETWATWLSFTSAICHPLIYGLWNKTVRKELLGMCFGDRYYREPFVQRQRTSRLFSISNRITDLGLSPHLTALMAGGQPLGNSSSTGDTGFSCSQDSGTDMMLLEDYTSDDNPPSHCTCPPKRRSSVTFEDEVEQIREAAKKPILHVKADVHKSLDSYAASLAKAIEAEAKINLFGEEALPGVLMAARTVPGVSFGGRRGSRTLVSQRLQLQSIKEGNILAAEQR; translated from the exons TCGTCCAGCATGCTCTGCCCACCCCACACCGAGGTGCACTGACCATGAGCCTCAACTCCTCCCTCGGCCACAGGAAGGAGCTGAGTAACCTCACTGAGGAGGCGGGTGGTGAAGGGGGTGTCATCGTCGCCGAGTTCATCGCCATCGTTATCATCACGGTTTTTGTCTGCCTGGGCAACCTGGTCGTTGTGGTCACCTTGTACAAGAAGTCCTACCTCCTCACCCTCAGCAACAAGTTTGTCTTCAGCCTCACCCTGTCCAACTTCCTGCTGTCCGTGTTGGTGCTGCCTTTCGTGGTGACCAGCTCCATCCGGAGGGAATGGATCTTCGGTGTGGTCTGGTGCAACTTCTCCGCTCTCCTCTACCTGCTGATCAGCTCAGCCAGCATGCTCACCCTCGGGGTCATCGCTGTCGACCG CTACTATGCTGTCCTGTACCCCATGGTGTACCCCATGAAGATCACGGGGAACCGAGCTGTGATGGCGCTGGTCTACATCTGGCTTCACTCCCTCATCGGCTGCCTGCCGCCTCTATTTGGTTGGTCATCGGTGGAGTTTGATGAGTTCAAGTGGATGTGTGTGGCTGCGTGGCATCGGGAGCCTGGCTATACGGCCTTCTGGCAGATCTGGTGTGCCCTGTTCCCCTTTCTGGTCATGCTGGTGTGCTATGGCTTCATCTTCCGGGTGGCCAGGGTCAAGGCACGCAAGGTGCACTGTGGCACCGTGGTCATCGTGGAGGAGGACGCCCAGAGGAATGGGAGGAAGaactccagcacctccacctcctcttcaGGCAGCAGGAGGAACGCCTTTCAGGGTGTGGTCTATTCGGCCAACCAGTGCAAAGCCCTCATCACCATCCTGGTGGTCATTGGTGCCTTCATGGTCACCTGGGGGCCCTATATGGTTGTCATTACCTCGGAGGCCCTCTGGGGGAAGAACTATGTCTCCCCGACCCTGGAGACCTGGGCCACGTGGCTGTCCTTTACCAGCGCCATTTGCCACCCCCTCATCTATGGACTCTGGAACAAGACGGTTCGCAAGGAACTGCTGGGCATGTGCTTTGGGGACCGGTACTACCGGGAGCCGTTTGTGCAGCGGCAGAGGACTTCCAGGCTCTTCAGCATTTCCAACAGGATCACAG ACCTGGGCCTGTCCCCGCACCTCACGGCACTCATGGCAGGTGGACAGCCCCTGGGGAACAGCAGCAGCACGGGGGACACCGGCTTCAGCTGCTCCCAGGACTCGG GAACAGACATGATGCTGCTCGAGGACTACACGTCTGATGACAACCCTCCCTCCCACTGTACCTGCCCACCCAAGAGAAGGAGCTCGGTGACATTTGAGGACGAAGTGGAACAAATCAGAG AAGCTGCCAAGAAGCCTATTCTTCATGTGAAAGCCGACGTGCACAAGTCCTTGGACAGCTACGCAGCCAGCTTGGCCAAAGCCATTGAGGCTGAAGCCAAAATCAACTTATTTGGGGAGGAGGCTCTGCCTGGGGTCTTGATGGCGGCACGGACCGTCCCCGGGGTCAGCTTCGGGGGCCGCCGAGGCAGCAGAACTCTTGTGAGTCAGAGGCTCCAGCTGCAGAGCATCAAAGAAGGGAACATTTTGGCTGCGGAACAGAGATGA